One window from the genome of Bacillus rossius redtenbacheri isolate Brsri chromosome 12, Brsri_v3, whole genome shotgun sequence encodes:
- the LOC134537671 gene encoding uncharacterized protein LOC134537671 isoform X1, giving the protein MMEFVIVLIFCVVLVIAVMVIGSGMGKATSSQRQMDIINVAQNLYLLIRKGDLKKCDVTQTTAFLLNIAKSTVLKYYKKDIEEVSTPGKKRKKRPQEGKSLDTVDDFTVNAIRNAIYRMYAEGLNVTVDTILKEIRERQIDYYGGRSSLHKLLKKMGFSWKTVDGRKALIENENIVLQRIDFLRKYKEEKERGANFIFVDETWIFQRGKALIYLKICSVVQYKVFHFHFIYFSGTVSKSWQDKSLQSAKRRTVGDGKRFIVVNAGGRTGFVPGAGLLFVSGQKTADYHGEMNGETFLMWFEDMLVHLEEPSVIIMDNASYHSTQVEKTPTTNWTKAALIAWLEKNGIKHENNLLKVELLRIAKQNKPRIRYIISFFLQHFFKSEIVAKNYVYTLF; this is encoded by the exons atgatggaatttgttatcgttttgatattttgtgtggttcttgtgattgctgtaatggtaattggttccgggatggggaaagctacttcgtcgcagcgtcagatggacatcattaacgtcgctcagaacttatatcttttaattaggaaaggcgacttgaagaaatgtgacgttacgcagacgaccgcgtttcttctcaacatcgcaaagtcaactgttctcaa gtactacaagaaagacattgaagaagtttcaacaccaggaaaaaagaggaaaaaaaggccacaggaaggaaagtcacttgacacagtcgacgatttcacagtaaatgcaatcaggaatgcaatttacaggatgtacgctgaag gtttgaatgttacagtcgacaccattttgaaagaaatcagggaaagacaaatagattattatggtggaagatcaagtcttcataaattgttaaagaagatgggattttcatggaaaactgttgatggacgaaaagctttgatagagaatgaaaacatagtattgcagcgaatagatttcttgagaaagtataaagaagaaaaagaaagaggtgccaatttcatatttgttgatgaaacatggattttccagagaggcaaggcattaatttatttgaaaatttgttctgtggtccaatacaaagtatttcatttccatttcatatatttttcaggaactgtatcaaagtcatggcaggacaagagtctacaatctgcgaagagacgtactgttggagatggtaaaaggtttattgttgttaatgctggagggcgcactggctttgtgccaggagcaggattactttttgtttcaggtcagaagactgcagactaccatggcgagatgaatggggaaactttcttgatgtggtttgaagacatgttggtgcatcttgaggaacccagtgtcatcataatggacaatgcttcatatcacagcacccag gttgagaaaacacctacaacgaactggaccaaggctgcactgatcgcgtggctggagaagaatgggataaaacatgaaaataatttgttgaaagtggagctgctgagaatagctaaacaaaacaagccccgaatacggtatattatttcgttttttttacagcatttctttaaaagtgagatagttgcaaaaaattacgtatacaccttgttctaa
- the LOC134537671 gene encoding uncharacterized protein LOC134537671 isoform X2 has product MMEFVIVLIFCVVLVIAVMVIGSGMGKATSSQRQMDIINVAQNLYLLIRKGDLKKCDVTQTTAFLLNIAKSTVLKYYKKDIEEVSTPGKKRKKRPQEGKSLDTVDDFTVNAIRNAIYRMYAEGLNVTVDTILKEIRERQIDYYGGRSSLHKLLKKMGFSWKTVDGRKALIENENIVLQRIDFLRKYKEEKERGANFIFVDETWIFQRGTVSKSWQDKSLQSAKRRTVGDGKRFIVVNAGGRTGFVPGAGLLFVSGQKTADYHGEMNGETFLMWFEDMLVHLEEPSVIIMDNASYHSTQVEKTPTTNWTKAALIAWLEKNGIKHENNLLKVELLRIAKQNKPRIRYIISFFLQHFFKSEIVAKNYVYTLF; this is encoded by the exons atgatggaatttgttatcgttttgatattttgtgtggttcttgtgattgctgtaatggtaattggttccgggatggggaaagctacttcgtcgcagcgtcagatggacatcattaacgtcgctcagaacttatatcttttaattaggaaaggcgacttgaagaaatgtgacgttacgcagacgaccgcgtttcttctcaacatcgcaaagtcaactgttctcaa gtactacaagaaagacattgaagaagtttcaacaccaggaaaaaagaggaaaaaaaggccacaggaaggaaagtcacttgacacagtcgacgatttcacagtaaatgcaatcaggaatgcaatttacaggatgtacgctgaag gtttgaatgttacagtcgacaccattttgaaagaaatcagggaaagacaaatagattattatggtggaagatcaagtcttcataaattgttaaagaagatgggattttcatggaaaactgttgatggacgaaaagctttgatagagaatgaaaacatagtattgcagcgaatagatttcttgagaaagtataaagaagaaaaagaaagaggtgccaatttcatatttgttgatgaaacatggattttccagagag gaactgtatcaaagtcatggcaggacaagagtctacaatctgcgaagagacgtactgttggagatggtaaaaggtttattgttgttaatgctggagggcgcactggctttgtgccaggagcaggattactttttgtttcaggtcagaagactgcagactaccatggcgagatgaatggggaaactttcttgatgtggtttgaagacatgttggtgcatcttgaggaacccagtgtcatcataatggacaatgcttcatatcacagcacccag gttgagaaaacacctacaacgaactggaccaaggctgcactgatcgcgtggctggagaagaatgggataaaacatgaaaataatttgttgaaagtggagctgctgagaatagctaaacaaaacaagccccgaatacggtatattatttcgttttttttacagcatttctttaaaagtgagatagttgcaaaaaattacgtatacaccttgttctaa
- the LOC134537671 gene encoding uncharacterized protein LOC134537671 isoform X4: MMEFVIVLIFCVVLVIAVMVIGSGMGKATSSQRQMDIINVAQNLYLLIRKGDLKKCDVTQTTAFLLNIAKSTVLKYYKKDIEEVSTPGKKRKKRPQEGKSLDTVDDFTVNAIRNAIYRMYAEGLNVTVDTILKEIRERQIDYYGGRSSLHKLLKKMGFSWKTVDGRKALIENENIVLQRIDFLRKYKEEKERGANFIFVDETWIFQRGTVSKSWQDKSLQSAKRRTVGDGQKTADYHGEMNGETFLMWFEDMLVHLEEPSVIIMDNASYHSTQVEKTPTTNWTKAALIAWLEKNGIKHENNLLKVELLRIAKQNKPRIRYIISFFLQHFFKSEIVAKNYVYTLF; the protein is encoded by the exons atgatggaatttgttatcgttttgatattttgtgtggttcttgtgattgctgtaatggtaattggttccgggatggggaaagctacttcgtcgcagcgtcagatggacatcattaacgtcgctcagaacttatatcttttaattaggaaaggcgacttgaagaaatgtgacgttacgcagacgaccgcgtttcttctcaacatcgcaaagtcaactgttctcaa gtactacaagaaagacattgaagaagtttcaacaccaggaaaaaagaggaaaaaaaggccacaggaaggaaagtcacttgacacagtcgacgatttcacagtaaatgcaatcaggaatgcaatttacaggatgtacgctgaag gtttgaatgttacagtcgacaccattttgaaagaaatcagggaaagacaaatagattattatggtggaagatcaagtcttcataaattgttaaagaagatgggattttcatggaaaactgttgatggacgaaaagctttgatagagaatgaaaacatagtattgcagcgaatagatttcttgagaaagtataaagaagaaaaagaaagaggtgccaatttcatatttgttgatgaaacatggattttccagagag gaactgtatcaaagtcatggcaggacaagagtctacaatctgcgaagagacgtactgttggagatg gtcagaagactgcagactaccatggcgagatgaatggggaaactttcttgatgtggtttgaagacatgttggtgcatcttgaggaacccagtgtcatcataatggacaatgcttcatatcacagcacccag gttgagaaaacacctacaacgaactggaccaaggctgcactgatcgcgtggctggagaagaatgggataaaacatgaaaataatttgttgaaagtggagctgctgagaatagctaaacaaaacaagccccgaatacggtatattatttcgttttttttacagcatttctttaaaagtgagatagttgcaaaaaattacgtatacaccttgttctaa